Proteins found in one Scardovia inopinata JCM 12537 genomic segment:
- the gap gene encoding type I glyceraldehyde-3-phosphate dehydrogenase: MTVKIGINGFGRIGRLAFRRIFELQEKGGEANDIEVAAINDLTTPSMLAYLLKYDSSQGPFRHVDGTPVKVSSTDTALVVEGKEYPVYAEKDANNIPWVKNDGVEYVLECTGFYTSAEKSQAHLNAGAKKVLISAPAKDDTTPTVVYGVNQDILKASDNIVSAGSCTTNSLAAMVKTLDDNWGVKIGFMTTIHAYTGTQMILDGPRYSKARNNRAAAVNTIPHSTGAAKAIGKVVPSVDGKLQGHAQRVQVTDGSITELTVELEKKVTVDEINAEFKKRFENCEYYGYNADGIVSSDIIGDTHGGVFDPTQTVVNTAGDNQLVQTVAFYDNEYGFTCNMIRTLLYFAELAE; this comes from the coding sequence ATGACAGTTAAAATTGGTATTAACGGCTTTGGCCGTATTGGTCGTCTTGCTTTCCGCCGCATCTTCGAGTTGCAGGAAAAGGGCGGCGAGGCAAACGACATTGAAGTCGCCGCAATCAATGATTTGACAACGCCTTCCATGCTTGCTTATCTGCTCAAGTACGACAGCAGCCAGGGCCCCTTCCGTCACGTTGACGGAACCCCGGTGAAGGTTTCTTCCACCGACACCGCCCTGGTGGTTGAAGGTAAGGAATATCCCGTTTATGCTGAGAAGGATGCAAACAACATCCCCTGGGTCAAGAACGATGGAGTTGAGTACGTTCTTGAATGCACCGGCTTCTACACTTCTGCTGAGAAGAGCCAGGCTCATCTGAATGCAGGCGCCAAAAAAGTTCTGATTTCTGCTCCTGCCAAGGATGACACTACTCCAACCGTGGTTTACGGTGTCAACCAGGATATCCTCAAGGCATCTGATAACATCGTCTCTGCAGGATCCTGCACCACTAACTCTCTGGCAGCTATGGTGAAGACCCTGGACGATAATTGGGGTGTCAAGATTGGTTTCATGACCACTATTCACGCCTACACCGGCACTCAGATGATTCTTGATGGACCTCGTTATTCCAAGGCCCGCAACAATCGTGCTGCTGCCGTGAACACTATTCCTCACAGCACCGGTGCAGCTAAGGCTATTGGCAAGGTTGTTCCTTCCGTTGACGGCAAGCTTCAGGGCCACGCTCAGCGTGTTCAGGTTACCGATGGTTCCATCACCGAGCTGACTGTTGAGCTGGAGAAGAAAGTTACCGTAGATGAGATCAACGCAGAATTCAAAAAGAGGTTTGAGAACTGCGAATACTACGGTTACAATGCTGATGGCATCGTCTCTTCTGACATCATTGGTGACACCCACGGTGGCGTTTTCGATCCCACTCAAACTGTAGTCAATACTGCTGGTGACAATCAGCTGGTTCAGACTGTTGCCTTCTATGACAACGAGTACGGATTCACCTGCAACATGATCCGCACTCT
- a CDS encoding RDD family protein: MDRRKDTESHSFLCLSSVCFIAALSAREGQSWAHKLVSIRVCKLDGTPLTAGQMAARDLLHLLDCIFCLGFLWPLWDRQKQTFADKIMGTSVYNM; this comes from the coding sequence TTGGACAGGAGAAAGGATACAGAATCTCATAGTTTTCTGTGCCTTTCTTCTGTTTGTTTTATAGCAGCTCTGTCTGCCAGGGAAGGCCAGAGTTGGGCTCATAAGCTCGTGAGCATACGGGTATGCAAGCTGGACGGGACCCCTTTGACGGCTGGGCAAATGGCTGCCAGGGATCTGCTTCATCTGCTTGACTGCATTTTTTGTCTTGGTTTTCTGTGGCCCCTTTGGGACAGACAGAAACAAACTTTTGCCGATAAGATCATGGGGACGTCTGTCTATAATATGTAG
- the xylA gene encoding xylose isomerase: protein MDLWNVDKIEYVGRSQGPSESLGFHYYDPEKVVAGKKMKDWLRFAVAWWHTFNQELVDPFGTGTAQRPYYKYTDPMDQALAKVDYAFELFTKLGVNYFCFHDRDLAPEGDTLRQTNANLDKVVDKIEENMKSTGVKLLWNTSSLFTNPRFVDGASTSPFADIFAYSAAQLKHSLEIGKRLGAENYVFWGGREGYENLWNTQMKREQEHMAAFFHMCHDYAQEIGFDAQFLIEPKAKEPTMHQYDFDASTTIAFLKTYDLDDVFKLNLEGNHANLAMHTYQHEIRVARENGFLGSLDANQGDKLIGWDMDEFPTDLYETVAVMWEVLAAGSIGPHGGLNFDAKPRRSSFSPEDLFRTHVAGMDAYAAGLLVADRMHEDKFIENLQADRYSSFDSGIGKRVEDGAASLASLEEYALDKPQADLIAATRSDHLESVKATINNYIVDTLASVK from the coding sequence ATGGATTTGTGGAATGTAGATAAAATCGAGTATGTCGGCCGTTCGCAAGGACCTTCTGAGTCTTTAGGTTTTCATTATTATGACCCGGAGAAGGTAGTGGCCGGCAAAAAAATGAAGGATTGGCTGCGCTTTGCCGTTGCCTGGTGGCATACCTTCAATCAGGAACTGGTCGATCCTTTTGGAACCGGAACTGCCCAGCGGCCCTATTACAAGTACACTGACCCTATGGATCAGGCCTTGGCCAAGGTTGACTATGCTTTTGAGCTCTTCACCAAACTGGGAGTCAACTATTTCTGCTTCCATGACCGCGATCTGGCTCCCGAAGGAGATACCCTCCGTCAGACCAACGCCAACCTGGACAAAGTGGTAGATAAGATTGAAGAGAACATGAAGTCCACAGGTGTTAAGCTCCTGTGGAACACATCATCACTGTTTACCAATCCACGTTTTGTGGATGGAGCTTCCACTTCACCGTTTGCTGATATTTTCGCTTACTCAGCGGCCCAGCTCAAGCACAGCCTGGAAATCGGCAAGAGGCTGGGAGCTGAAAACTACGTTTTCTGGGGCGGCCGTGAAGGTTATGAGAATCTGTGGAATACTCAGATGAAGAGGGAACAGGAACATATGGCCGCCTTCTTTCACATGTGCCACGACTATGCTCAGGAGATTGGCTTTGATGCCCAGTTCCTTATTGAACCCAAGGCCAAGGAACCTACCATGCATCAGTATGATTTTGATGCTTCCACTACTATTGCCTTCCTCAAGACTTATGATCTGGACGATGTGTTCAAGCTGAATCTGGAGGGCAACCATGCCAACCTGGCTATGCACACCTACCAACATGAAATTAGGGTAGCCCGCGAGAATGGCTTCCTGGGATCTCTGGATGCCAACCAGGGCGACAAACTCATTGGCTGGGACATGGATGAATTCCCCACTGATCTGTATGAAACTGTTGCTGTTATGTGGGAAGTCCTGGCTGCTGGTTCTATTGGACCTCATGGTGGTCTGAACTTTGATGCCAAGCCCCGCCGCTCATCCTTCTCTCCTGAGGATCTTTTCCGGACTCATGTTGCTGGTATGGATGCTTATGCTGCCGGCCTTCTGGTTGCTGACCGGATGCACGAAGACAAGTTCATTGAGAATCTTCAGGCTGACCGTTACAGCTCCTTCGACTCCGGTATTGGCAAGAGAGTGGAGGATGGGGCTGCAAGCCTTGCCAGCCTGGAAGAGTATGCTCTGGACAAGCCCCAGGCAGATCTGATTGCTGCAACCAGGTCCGACCACCTGGAGTCTGTCAAGGCTACCATCAACAACTACATTGTTGATACTCTGGCTTCAGTCAAGTAA